Proteins encoded together in one Ipomoea triloba cultivar NCNSP0323 chromosome 4, ASM357664v1 window:
- the LOC116015713 gene encoding uncharacterized protein LOC116015713: protein MDRFITFAYVRPNMLAKCRFWENCRTFASSIQGPWIVLGDLNDIATSEEQWGSSSINNNLLEKFVESYSACGFLDMGASGPKFTWYRFAGNRVTQMRRLDRVLWNINAQIEFLEAKVVILPRVCSNHNPVLFIEKAGSPPNRDIRPSRFEAAWLMREDYNLISEEAVERSNRPFA, encoded by the coding sequence ATGGACAGATTCATTACATTTGCTTATGTTAGACCTAACATGCTTGCTAAGTGCAGGTTTTGGGAGAATTGTAGGACGTTCGCTAGCTCCATTCAGGGCCCATGGATAGTGCTCGGCGATCTGAACGACATCGCGACGAGTGAGGAGCAGTGGGGGAGCTCTTCAATTAACAATAATCTCCTCGAGAAATTTGTGGAGTCCTATAGCGCCTGTGGATTCCTTGATATGGGGGCGTCGGGACCCAAGTTCACTTGGTACCGGTTTGCAGGAAATAGAGTTACTCAGATGCGCAGATTAGACAGGGTCCTGTGGAATATCAACGCTCAGATTGAATTTCTGGAAGCCAAGGTGGTAATCCTCCCCCGTGTCTGCTCGAATCACAACCCAGTCTTGTTTATTGAAAAAGCGGGGAGCCCCCCGAATAGAGACATCCGTCCTAGTAGGTTTGAAGCGGCTTGGCTCATGAGGGAGGACTATAATCTAATCTCGGAGGAAGCGGTTGAGAGGAGTAATCGTCCATTTGCATAA